The following coding sequences are from one Triticum aestivum cultivar Chinese Spring chromosome 5A, IWGSC CS RefSeq v2.1, whole genome shotgun sequence window:
- the LOC123104136 gene encoding putative wall-associated receptor kinase-like 16 — MMKLGYPRFLLSGYIFLSLLGIWVVATAVVPAGHRPGCPAKCGDVDIPFPFGIGDQCAFHPGFGLDCTAVDGVKKPFAGTVEVTKISLTNGTATMNTAISWQCYVPATGTTNYSNGWLNLTNTPFWISEVDNTVIVIGCNTLAYMISSSYVIGCSSTCESGDPLKNDTCSGAGCCQANVPKDIQYYNGYFNEKYNTTKIWRDSRCSYITVMEKAAFNFKTSYVKSTVFYDTYKGYVPIVLNWKIALQTCKEVRNESSYACVSSHSVCVDSTTHNPGYRCNCSDGYQGNPYIANGCRDIDECRRLVNPCGDGICENTPGNYSCSCYPGNYMTNGVCVPIQKKPSRFQAMPVVGASVGLVVLVIVVACACLIQERRKLRNMKLAYFRQHGGTILFEEMKSRQGADAFKIFSEEELQQATNRFSEKQVIGRGGHGTVYKGLLKSNVEVAVKRCMTIDEQHKKEFGKEMLILAQINHRNVVKLLGCCLEVEVPMLVYEYVPNGTLFDLIHGNHGWRISLATRLGIAHDSAEALSYLHSGASTPILHGDVKSSNILLDDNHKAKVSDFGASILAPTDESQFVTLVQGTCGYLDPEYMQTCQLTDKSDVYSFGVVLLELLTCKKPFNLDALGQEKSLSMMFMSAMKENRLEVMLDDGIKDEDNMEILEEIAELAKHCLEMSGENRPSMKEVAEKLDRLRKVMHHPWVQQNPEEMESLLEEPSAMVHSTIVSDQYFSIEKKAVTNLQSGR, encoded by the exons atgatgaagctGGGCTATCCTCGGTTTCTTCTCTCTGGCTATATTTTCCTCAGCCTTTTAGGGATTTGGGTGGTGGCCACGGCCGTTGTACCGGCAGGCCATCGTCCCGGCTGCCCGGCGAAGTGCGGCGACGTCGACATCCCGTTCCCGTTCGGCATCGGTGATCAGTGCGCGTTCCACCCCGGCTTTGGGCTCGACTGCACGGCCGTGGATGGCGTGAAGAAGCCTTTTGCGGGGACCGTCGAGGTGACTAAGATCTCCTTGACTAACGGCACGGCCACGATGAACACGGCCATCTCTTGGCAGTGCTATGTCCCGGCCACTGGCACTACGAACTATTCAAATGGATGGTTGAACCTCACCAACACACCTTTCTGGATATCGGAGGTTGATAATACAGTTATCGTCATCGGGTGCAATACTCTTGCTTATATGATAAGCTCTTCT TATGTAATAGGTTGCTCGTCCACGTGCGAGAGCGGCGACCCCCTGAAGAATGACACATGTTCTGGTGCTGGCTGCTGCCAAGCCAATGTCCCAAAAGACATACAGTATTATAATGGCTATTTCAACGAAAAGTACAACACCACAAAAATATGGCGAGACAGCCGCTGCAGCTACATAACAGTGATGGAAAAGGCAGCTTTCAACTTCAAAACTAGCTATGTCAAATCCACAGTGTTTTATGATACATACAAGGGCTACGTTCCTATTGTCCTGAACTGGAAAATAGCACTACAGACTTGCAAGGAAGTTAGGAACGAGAGTTCCTACGCATGTGTCAGCAGCCACAGTGTGTGTGTTGATTCCACCACCCACAACCCAGGCTATCGCTGCAACTGCTCTGATGGATACCAAGGCAATCCTTACATCGCGAATGGATGCCGGG ATATCGATGAGTGCCGGCGCCTTGTCAATCCTTGCGGCGACGGTATATGCGAGAACACGCCAGGAAACTACAGCTGCTCATGCTACCCAGGGAATTATATGACGAATGGCGTTTGTGTGCCAATTCAAAAAAAGCCTTCCCGTTTTCAGGCAATGCCAGTTGTAG GTGCAAGTGTAGGACTTGTCGTCCTTGTGATTGTTGTAGCTTGTGCATGCTTGATCCAAGAGAGAAGAAAGCTACGAAATATGAAACTGGCCTACTTTCGGCAACACGGTGGTACGATATTATTTGAAGAAATGAAGTCACGGCAAGGCGCCGATGCATTCAAAATCTTCTCAGAAGAAGAATTGCAGCAAGCCACGAACAGGTTTAGTGAAAAACAAGTCATTGGTCGGGGAGGCCATGGAACTGTCTACAAGGGACTTCTCAAGAGTAATGTTGAAGTAGCAGTCAAGAGATGCATGACAATTGACGAGCAACACAAGAAAGAATTCGGCAAAGAAATGCTGATACTAGCCCAGATTAACCACAGAAATGTCGTGAAGCTCCTCGGGTGTTGCCTGGAGGTGGAAGTCCCCATGCTGGTGTACGAGTATGTCCCAAATGGCACGCTCTTTGATCTCATCCATGGCAACCATGGCTGGCGCATCTCCTTGGCCACTCGCTTGGGGATCGCCCATGACTCTGCCGAGGCACTCTCCTACCTTCATTCGGGGGCTTCAACTCCGATCCTCCATGGTGATGTTAAATCTTCCAACATCCTTCTCGACGATAACCACAAAGCTAAAGTCTCCGACTTTGGCGCCTCCATCCTTGCACCAACCGACGAGTCCCAGTTTGTCACACTTGTGCAAGGAACTTGTGGGTACCTCGACCCCGAATACATGCAAACATGTCAGTTGACAGACAAGAGTGACGTGTACAGCTTCGGTGTTGTTCTTCTGGAGCTGCTCACATGCAAGAAGCCATTTAATCTCGATGCCCTTGGGCAGGAGAAGAGCCTATCAATGATGTTTATGTCTGCGATGAAGGAGAATAGGCTTGAGGTTATGTtggatgatgggatcaaggacGAGGACAATATGGAgattcttgaagagatcgcggagCTGGCAAAGCATTGTTTGGAGATGTCTGGTGAGAACAGGCCATCAATGAAGGAAGTTGCAGAGAAGCTCGATAGGCTGAGGAAGGTGATGCACCATCCATGGGTGCAACAGAATCCTGAAGAAATGGAAAGCTTACTTGAGGAACCCTCGGCAATGGTCCACTCGACGATTGTCAGTGATCAATATTTCAGCATTGAGAAGAAAGCTGTGACAAATCTGCAATCAGGGCGTTGA
- the LOC123104137 gene encoding putative BPI/LBP family protein At1g04970 isoform X2, whose product MVTRLLLVLLLTLLFSTSSPAAGSPHISAVISQSGLDFAKDLLVPRAAETLAQPSVPDIERSVSIPIIGAVRTVASRIVLGGVAVADSTVAAGDTGVVVAASLSSVNLTMEWSYSYSSWLVEISDSGNASVQVEGMDVGVSMGLKNKNGSLKLFVMECGCYMKDLDITLNGGSSWFYQGFIDAFSNHIRSSVENAIANKIVEGASKLDLFLGGLPKEIYVDRVAAMNVTFINDPRFSSSSVEFDIDGLFIPSDKTAPQSDMHFGDTKLAPPLGSSSNMLWISLDEDVFNPVSALYFKAGLLQHMVDKVPDQFLLNTASWRFLIPRLYRKYPNKDMLLNISAISPPSVRINVGRIDTTVDLDVTVIVLGSDDKVPVACISLSVAVSGHASVSGNNLVGKVELNYFSFDLKWSDIGKLHTGIVQGRGTHKFLAQV is encoded by the exons ATGGTCAcccgtctcctcctcgtcctcctcctcaccctcctattctccacctcctcccccgccgccggctCGCCGCACATCTCCGCCGTCATCTCTCAGTCCGGCCTCGACTTCGCCAAGGACCTGCTCGTGCCCCGAGCCGCCGAGACCCTCGCGCAGCCGAGCGTCCCCGACATCGAGCGGTCCGTCAGCATCCCCATCATCGGCGCCGTCCGCACGGTCGCCTCCCGCATCGTGCTCGGCGGCGTGGCAGTCGCCGACTCCACCGTCGCCGCCGGGGACACGGGGGTCGTGGTGGCCGCGTCCCTGTCCAGCGTCAACCTCACCATGGAGTGGAGCTACTCGTACAGCTCCTGGCTCGTTGAGATCTCTGACAGCGGGAATGCTTCCGTTCAG GTTGAAGGAATGGATGTTGGGGTTTCCATGGGGCTGAAGAATAAAAATGGATCGCTCAAACTATTTGTCATGGAATGTGGCTGTTATATGAAAGACTTGGACATAACACTCAATGGAGGATCCTCTTGGTTTTATCAAGG ATTCATAGATGCTTTTAGCAATCATATCAGATCATCTGTGGAAAATGCGATTGCGAACAAAATAGTGGAGGGTGCATCGAAGCTCGACCTTTTCCTAGGAGGTCTTCCAAAGGAAATTTATGTTGATAGAGTCGCTGCTATGAATGTGACATTTATTAATGATCCACGCTTCAGTAGTTCCTCTGTTGAgtttgatatagatggactatttatTCCATCTGATAAAACTGCTCCTCAGAGTGACATGCATTTTGGTGATACCAAACTTGCACCACCTCTTGGCAGCTCTTCAAACATGCTGTGGATTTCATTGGACGAAGATGTTTTCAACCCTGTTTCAGCTCTCTACTTCAAG GCTGGTTTACTACAACATATGGTGGACAAGGTTCCCGATCAGTTTCTTTTGAACACTGCTAGCTGGAGGTTTTTGATTCCAAGGTTGTACCGTAAATATCCAAACAAGGATATGCTGCTGAACATTTCTGCTATATCACCTCCCTCTGTGAGGATTAATGTGGGTAGAATTGACACCACAGTGGACTTAGATGTCACAGTAATCGTATTGGGTTCTGATGATAAAGTTCCAGTTGCATGCATATCACTG TCAGTTGCTGTTTCTGGACATGCAAGTGTTTCTGGAAATAATCTCGTTGGAAAGGTTGAGTTAAATTATTTCTCGTTCGACTTGAAGTGGAGCGACATTGGCAAACTTCATACTGGTATAGTGCAG GGTCGAGGTACCCACAAGTTCCTTGCACAAGTGTGA
- the LOC123104137 gene encoding putative BPI/LBP family protein At1g04970 isoform X1 produces MVTRLLLVLLLTLLFSTSSPAAGSPHISAVISQSGLDFAKDLLVPRAAETLAQPSVPDIERSVSIPIIGAVRTVASRIVLGGVAVADSTVAAGDTGVVVAASLSSVNLTMEWSYSYSSWLVEISDSGNASVQVEGMDVGVSMGLKNKNGSLKLFVMECGCYMKDLDITLNGGSSWFYQGFIDAFSNHIRSSVENAIANKIVEGASKLDLFLGGLPKEIYVDRVAAMNVTFINDPRFSSSSVEFDIDGLFIPSDKTAPQSDMHFGDTKLAPPLGSSSNMLWISLDEDVFNPVSALYFKAGLLQHMVDKVPDQFLLNTASWRFLIPRLYRKYPNKDMLLNISAISPPSVRINVGRIDTTVDLDVTVIVLGSDDKVPVACISLSVAVSGHASVSGNNLVGKVELNYFSFDLKWSDIGKLHTGIVQSLMRIILKNLFVPYVNSYLGQGFPLPIIKGFVIRDAYILTSYSSIIVSSDVSFIEPMNRSGIAVVGPVSKDPVVTMKQLV; encoded by the exons ATGGTCAcccgtctcctcctcgtcctcctcctcaccctcctattctccacctcctcccccgccgccggctCGCCGCACATCTCCGCCGTCATCTCTCAGTCCGGCCTCGACTTCGCCAAGGACCTGCTCGTGCCCCGAGCCGCCGAGACCCTCGCGCAGCCGAGCGTCCCCGACATCGAGCGGTCCGTCAGCATCCCCATCATCGGCGCCGTCCGCACGGTCGCCTCCCGCATCGTGCTCGGCGGCGTGGCAGTCGCCGACTCCACCGTCGCCGCCGGGGACACGGGGGTCGTGGTGGCCGCGTCCCTGTCCAGCGTCAACCTCACCATGGAGTGGAGCTACTCGTACAGCTCCTGGCTCGTTGAGATCTCTGACAGCGGGAATGCTTCCGTTCAG GTTGAAGGAATGGATGTTGGGGTTTCCATGGGGCTGAAGAATAAAAATGGATCGCTCAAACTATTTGTCATGGAATGTGGCTGTTATATGAAAGACTTGGACATAACACTCAATGGAGGATCCTCTTGGTTTTATCAAGG ATTCATAGATGCTTTTAGCAATCATATCAGATCATCTGTGGAAAATGCGATTGCGAACAAAATAGTGGAGGGTGCATCGAAGCTCGACCTTTTCCTAGGAGGTCTTCCAAAGGAAATTTATGTTGATAGAGTCGCTGCTATGAATGTGACATTTATTAATGATCCACGCTTCAGTAGTTCCTCTGTTGAgtttgatatagatggactatttatTCCATCTGATAAAACTGCTCCTCAGAGTGACATGCATTTTGGTGATACCAAACTTGCACCACCTCTTGGCAGCTCTTCAAACATGCTGTGGATTTCATTGGACGAAGATGTTTTCAACCCTGTTTCAGCTCTCTACTTCAAG GCTGGTTTACTACAACATATGGTGGACAAGGTTCCCGATCAGTTTCTTTTGAACACTGCTAGCTGGAGGTTTTTGATTCCAAGGTTGTACCGTAAATATCCAAACAAGGATATGCTGCTGAACATTTCTGCTATATCACCTCCCTCTGTGAGGATTAATGTGGGTAGAATTGACACCACAGTGGACTTAGATGTCACAGTAATCGTATTGGGTTCTGATGATAAAGTTCCAGTTGCATGCATATCACTG TCAGTTGCTGTTTCTGGACATGCAAGTGTTTCTGGAAATAATCTCGTTGGAAAGGTTGAGTTAAATTATTTCTCGTTCGACTTGAAGTGGAGCGACATTGGCAAACTTCATACTGGTATAGTGCAG AGTCTGATGCGTATCATCCTGAAAAATTTGTTCGTGCCCTACGTGAACTCGTATCTTGGACAAGGTTTCCCGTTGCCCATCATCAAGGGCTTCGTCATAAGAGATGCTTATATCCTCACTTCATACTCAAGCATAATTGTTAGCTCTGATGTTTCCTTCATCGAACCAATGAATAGATCTGGAATAGCAGTTGTTGGACCAGTCAGCAAAGATCCGGTAGTCACCATGAAACAATTAGTATAA